The Setaria viridis chromosome 2, Setaria_viridis_v4.0, whole genome shotgun sequence DNA window ggttACCGTTTCCTCAACGATTACACCTCTCATGCCACTTTGTTGGCATATAAGTGGCGTGTCTGAACCAACTCTTCCAGAAACGGCCACTACAAGTGGTAGGACTTTACTTGCAGTGTCCAAGATAGCAGCTGTTCAAGACGGTGTAGACATGTCAGAAAATAACATCATTTATATAGTTAAATAATCAAAATGGCTGCTAAGTTCTCAAAATAACACCTAATCTAAAGTTCCTTTTTATATATTTAACCAATCAAAATCAACATCCATATCGAAAAAGAGAGTGAAATGACTGAAGAAACAACTGAGCAAGCATATCAAAATCAACAGTTGACAATTGTGCAAATCATACAATCACAATCAAGTCAGCTCAGTATAAAACTGTAAACCTGATACAATTCTACCAGCAGTCAAAACCATATAACAAAACCCTGGTAACCTAATTATCAGGAGTACTAATATAAACTAATCTCAACAAATATAATCATACTGTGCAAATATAAGCTTCGGTTGATCCTTTCTTTTAAACATATACACACTCGGTTTTACTTACTATCCTTTCGtagtaaaaacaaaaaaataaagaatcaGACTAAATCAAACAATGAACCTTCCCAAAGGCTGAATACATCAACCACAAATGCAGTAACCAAACCCTAACCCGTCACTTACTGACCTAAATCCTTCATGCTGCCAGCCCTCGCGACCGACCGCAGCACCTCCGCATCTCTGAGCACCAAACAACCAATACATCACATAGATCTTACAGAAAGCGCACCgaaaaagggaagaaaataAGACACGAGGGATCGGCACCTTCCGCTGCTCCTCCCAAGGAGATACAGAGCCGCGGCGCTGAGGCAGCACCCCACTCCGCCCCACGGAATCATCATCGCCGCGAATCGAGCACGAGAATTGCAGCGCGCGAATGGAGGCGGAGATTTGCGCGCCGAAAtatttcttcttccccttcacATACGGCAGCGCTATGGACGGGGGCAAAGCAAAGAACTGGATACCAGAAGTGGAAGCGAACGCCACGTCATCGAGAAGAGGTAGCCCCTAGCTGTCAGATACGCTGACTTGTGGGGTCCCAAGATGACCGCCTCCGCCGTCAACCAGTCACACGAGCGTTGGTCCCACGTGGAATGGAAAGGGCGAGCTCCGTCTCTGCGACATGGGGCCCGGACAACTCTACTTGCCCTCTCACTGCAGGTGGGTCCCGCAGCAATTACACAGAGAAGCAGGGGTGCCTAGGGTTTTAGAAGAGGAAGGGGTGGGttctccgcggcggcgacggcgacggcgagccatGGAGACCTCGAAGCTCTCGTCGGCGCTCTTCGCCGGCACCCACTTCAACCGCAAGCGCTTCGCCGCCGACTTTGCGCGGTTCCATCAAGGCCCGACTCCCtcacccgccgccccctccgcgctgtccccggagaagaagcggaAGCGAAAGAGCGGCAAGGCGAAGGCGAAGAATAATAAGAAGAAGCGAGCGGAAGCGGCTGCCGCCTCGTCGTCGGGTGAGGCTCGCTTCCGGTTGGTTCGCTCCGGGAGGTTGCCGCTTGGGTACTCATTGTGTTGGTAATTTCATTCTGCCCCGTGTGTTGTATTCTGCAGATGTTGTGGAGGGGTTCAATGTGTTCAAGGGATTGGTGGGTAAAAATGACGAGCTGCGTTCTGAGAAGGTGGTGATAGGGAAAGATGAGGATTCGGTGTCTGTGAGGCGGCGGAAGGAGATTGAGAGGGAAATCGAGGTAATTGAATTTTGGCAGTGCACTTGTGTTGGTGTATTGTGCCGTGCCTATCCCATTTATGTAATCATGTCGCCAGTTTTTGTTGGACTGAATTCTAGCTCATGAAGAATTGATTGTTAAAAGCTTGCATGCCCTAAAATTTCTTATGACCCCTTCAGTATCCTGCTTGAATTGACAGTAGTGCCAAATAAAGCTTGGACTTTAGATGTACTGTATTTGCAATTGCAATTTCCAAAGTTTCTTACCACTGAGTCATCTGGATGGCTGGAGTTTTATagtttggttttggtttccACTTTGCAGAGGGCTGCAGTTCTTCGGAAGAGGTTTGATATTCACATTGCTGGACAAAATGTTCCAGCACCACTTGAGAGCTTTGAAGAACTGATTTCAAGGTTAGTGTTTTCAAGCACAACATACTTCTGGTTATAGTGGAAACGTTTGAGGTGGTTAGGTTGTTTTCATTTTTGCACTAGATATGGGTGTGATTCCTATCTGGTTGGGAACTTGTCAAAACTTGGGTTTCAAGAACCTACACCAATACAAAGGCAGGCCATTCCCATTCTTCTTTCGGTGAGTGAGTTTGAACTCTATTTGGATTTAGTCCTTTTGCCTTGGAAAACTATTTTAGCCGTTAAGTTGATTTAACATGCATTCCTTGCCTAGGGGAGGGAATGCTTTGCTTGTGCACCTACTGGTTCTGGCAAGACACTGGCTTTCTTGTTTCCACTTCTTATGAAAATTAAGGTATGTCTTTATAGTATTGCATTGTGCTGTTCACATTGGTTGATATTCCACTTGATGAGTATTGTTCTAATAGCCAGGGTCTAAAGGTGGTGTTAAAGCTGTGATTCTTTGCCCAACGAGAGAATTGGCCGCACAAACTGTGAGAGAATGCAAGAAGATGGCTAAAGGAAGGAAGTACTATATTAAATTGATGACCAAAGATCTCTCCAAATCAGGGAATTTCAAAGATATGCACTGTGATATCCTTGTTTCCACCCCGCTTCGTTTGGACCATGCTGTAAAGAAAAGAGACCTTGATTTAAGTAGGTCTGTGATCATATCTTGAATGTTTTATTGTTTTGTTTTCCACCGCAATTGGTTCCATAAGCAATGTATTGATGGCCACTTCTGGTAAGTTGTGGTTTTGATTTATGTTTGATCATGGCTGTTAACTTGTGGTTCCATTTTCTAATTTTTTATAGAAACACTTAAAACTTGCGTAGCTGTGTAGTTCACAGCATTTCACGCAAAAAATGATAACTTGTAGGTGACCACTGTACTACACATGTCATCGGtcattccaaaaaaaaacagttaTTGTTCTATTTCTTAGAAATAGTACAATTAAGCTACCACTATGCTGGTTTTCCAACTCGTGTGTGTTTTCTTGTTACTTGAGGATGAACTGTTGATTGTTGCTTTCAGCATTATAAAGCATAATCTAGAATCTAAATAACAGATAACCTCCTTTTGCAGTGTGGAATACCTTGTCTTGGATGAATCTGATAAACTTTTTGAGCTTGGATTTGTTGAAGTGATTGATTCAGTTGTTGAAGCCTGTTCCAATCCTTCAATAATTCGGTCTTTGTTCAGTGCCACATTGCCCGATTCAATTGAGGCTCTTGCACGCACTATAATGCACGATGCCATTCGAGTCATTGTTGGAAGAAAGTGAGTATCTACATCTAAATATGAACCTAAATGAGGCTTGTTTGATTTGATATTTTCATCACTGTTTGTTCAACTTAACAGGAATTCAGCTTCCTCACTGATTAAGCAAAAATTGATTTTCGCTGGAACTGAGAGGGGGAAGTTGCTAGCTCTTCGGCAAAGCTTTCAAGAGGTATATCAATAATCTTTTATCTGGTTGTGTCTCTGTTGTCTCCAGATACCATCCTTCTAGGGTTTCAAATGATGGACAATTAAAACTAAGGAATGTGGAATTGTATTTGCATGAATTTCACAAGTAGATTGCAGTTATTGGAAGTATAAAATACTGATTGCTGCGGGATTGCAGAACTGACCCACCACAGTTCTATGTACCATTTATGCACTAACTACACACATGTATGAATAAAAAAGTCATGCTTGGACCTAGTCTGCTTCTTGTAGTAATCAACTGAACAAAATACAAAACTTTCATTTTTATGTTCATTTGAGTTTGTTACTTATTGCTGATCAACCGTTTATTAAATTGTAGTCTCTCAATCCACCAGTATTGATCTTTGTCCAAAGCAAAGACAGAGCAAAAGAGCTTTACAAAGAACTGGCATTTGATGACGTTAGGGCTGATGTAATTCATGCAGACCTCAGTGAGGAGCAGGTATTGCTTTGCATAGTATTGTTACTACTATTTCATAAATGTTGGCACTATTTTGTTTATAGCTGTAATACTGTTGTCTACGTCAAGGCTTACATGCTGTCAATTAATATTTCCTTTACTGCAGCGTCAGGATGCTGTTGACAACTTGAGAGCTGGAAAGACCTGGGTACTGATAGCAACAGAAGTCATTGCTCGGGGAATGGATTTCAAAGGTGTAAACTGTGTGATAAACTACGATTTTCCGGAGTCAGCTGCTGCCTATATTCACAGGATAGGTAAGACTCTGTACATTTGATTGCATCCATATAGATTAGAGATTATGAATTTATGGTATAGATTTTTAGATTAGTTCCCTGTCGAATATACCTCATCATCTTGCCTGTTAGGTTCCTTTTTAATTGAATTCTGATCTGGTATAAATGTGCCCAGTGATCATTTAATTTGTCTGCAGTCACATTAGTTTTGGATACCATAGGCTGTTTGCATATGTGCATCTGGTGGAGGCGCCTTGATACTGAAAGACCTTATATACATATCAATTTTCCTCTGTGTAGGACGATGCGGAAGAGCCGGTAGATCTGGGGAGGCCATCACGTTCTTCACAGAGGAGGACAAGCCATTCTTGAGGAATATCGCGAACGTGCTGGTATCTTCAGGATGTGAAGTTCCTTCCTGGATAATGGCATTGCCGAAGCTCAAGCGAATGAAGCACAGGGTGGATAGGGACCCAATCTCCACCTTACCGGATGAAGATTAAGAATGGTCTTGTAACCATAGCATTTTTTAGATAATACATTGGCTCCAATTATCCATGTTTGAATGCCCAGAGTGGTATTCCAACCATAGCACTTTTGAGATGGCACGCTGGCTTCAGCTTTCCCTGTTCGAATTCGAATGCCTGGTGTATCGATCAGTTTGTTAACTGCGACCCCAGACGAGAAAAAATCACATCTTTTTGTTATGTAGAGTTTTTGTGATCGAATAGCGAGTCCACAAGTAGATAGATTATGTTACGCAATTAGATGCATCATGCCTCTACAAACATTTTTATACTTCATGTCATCCTCTTCATTCAGATTCTTAACCATAGACCCAGCAATCATTCTACACATGCTTAGTTCTATGGACAAGGGGGTGTGGAAGTTAGTGAAGACGTCTTGACCGAGGAATTTGGTTATAGAAACAGAACTGTTTCACTTGCAAGCAAGCTTACAAGGCTCTGATTGGTAATGATATAGTCTCGCATCTATTCAAGTCGATGCACGCAGATGGCTCTTTCAAACGTCATTTTACTCGTGTCGGCTGGCTGCTCAATATCCTCATTGCTTTAGCTTGTTAATTGTGGTAGCGTTAATTCCCCTCTCGGAGTTCTCTGGTCCTCTTATCGCCAAGAAATATGTGGCAGATACCTGGTGTAGATGCCTGACATGTAATTAGACGTCGTATTCAAACTCCACCTCCGTCTTTGTTTTCCTCCCAAAAGCTCTGAATACAAATTCAGGTGGGCGCAAAACCCCGGTTGACCTTGAAAAAAGCGAAATATGGGGCAAAGCCCGATGCTGAAACCttggagctcctcaacatcaacaCTGTGGCCAAGCAAATCAAGAAGCAATATAAATGCAAATTCAACAGTTCTCCAGATCAGGGAACACCATGTAAAATATACTTGCAAGCAAGCATAGAAACTTGAACAGCCATGGTCAACACAGGTTCATCACAGTACAGGCATGTAAATCACGGGGCCCAATGGCACTGGCATCAGCATCAAGCTTCAAGCATTAACGTCACAGGACAATTGGCCATGTCTCAGCACTACAGATCAGACTGTTGACTACAAAGTTAACTCTAACACATCAGATCCACACATCCATCCACCGTCTAACAAGCAATGTACATCAGAACCACATTTAGCCTGTGGAAGCAGTTCACAGTGGCCCAAGGAAGTCACCAGCCATCGTAGCAAGGAGCTGAAACTGGCGGTCAGCTTCCATCCAGCGGAATCCCATGACCTTGAAACGCAAGGCGGTGTCCTTCTCCAGCTTTGAGTGGTCGTTCATGAACATAGGGTTCTCCCCTCCAATGTACTTGTAATCGCTCATCGACTTCTCAGCCATGAAGATGCTCTCAACAGGTCCAGATTTGAGAAACACGCCGTGCTTGAGGATCCTATCCACATATCCAACCAAGATCTCACCCTTCAGAGGCTTCTGTGTGATGCAGGTGAATGTGACTGGGAACAGAACGTCTCCAGTAAGCTCACGCACTTTCCCTTCAGATATTGCCTTCAGCTGATTGACGGCAACGTAGTAGCCATGCTCCTTGGAAGCCCTCTTGTTGGTAACATCCTCCAGAAGACGCACAATGATAGCCTTGCGGAGCAGGAGGCCCTTGCGGTCCAGCTGGCTAGGGGATATCAACACATTCCATGACATCTCTACCTCAAGAAAAACCATGGCTGAGTACCTGCCAAAAGATACAAGACATCTAACTTTAGTGGCTTGGTAACTTTCAGCTGAAACAAAGGACATGCTTGTTAGCGCATTTCAGGGTAAAATTAGAGTGACCCATTCTTTCACAGAAGACATGCAACTGTGCATGCAGTATCATCACACAAGTAATAGATTGAAAGAATATAAAACAAAACTCTGTTAGAGACATCGTTAACTAAAATTTGAATTGTCAAGACAGTTATGGAGCATGATTTCGGTTATGGACTGTAGTTAATAGCCAAAGGTTGGACGTTGGAGGATGCTTGCCCTTGTGCAGCTGTTTCGGGGCTCATTCCATATCATCAAAGACAAACATTTGATGCCAGAGGAAGGGAAGGCTTTCTACACCTTCATACTTTGTAGCGTTATTGTCTAATACAATTATCCTCCTTATGAAGTTATGGTTATATAAAGGCCTTCTCCTAACTATTAATAACAGCTTACAGAAACTAACTACTGGAATCAAAACAATAATGGAACCTGGACACAATAAAATCTGAACAAGCATGCAAATTATTAGAATAATTGTTTTTTTGCCTCACAGCCCACCTTGCACTGTGCCCTTGAGAAGTTCTCATGAAAAATGAGTTCAATATAAAGAAAGGCATTGATGATTAAATTCTCTGGGATGGAGTTATAAGTAGGCAAGGTTTTATTTTACAGCTCGCACATTTCAATCAGAAACATAGTGAGTGCTGCAGAATTTTAATCACATATATTGCAGTAGTGCATAAAAAAGTATGCGGCCGCAGCAGGGAAGGATGGGATAAGGGGTGGTTTCCCTCATGCCCAGGGCCCCAACTACCAGCAAAGGATTTTCTAACATCTCACCAAACCATTTCTACCAACATGCCCTCTGCAACAATAGCTGGAGTACAAAGAATCACATTAGGGTTTGGGGCGCTCTGTTTCGCACAGCaggaagggaagagaaggggaCGGCATTACCTGGtgggtgctcgtcgccggcaaaGGGCCCGGCGAGGGAGACGTGTCGAatcgcgccgccgctcgtccaATCGTCCCCGCCAGGAAAGGGAGACCGAGAGGAGAGAGACGAGAGAGAAAGGAACGGTGCAAGGGAAGGTGGGGGAAACTGGGAAATGGAAGTGATTCTACGAGAGAGAAAAGTGATTCTGTAGCTGAAAATGATTCTTTTTAATTCTTTAACATAAATTAGTATCACTAAACTAGAATCACTTCgtagaatcaggagaagctattttttttcagctcccaacctcttagttcatttcaaagaaccacttcacagaatcagcggAGAATCCCTTCCCTCtaaaaaaactgtttggcagagcttctGCTGGATtcgcagagaatcagctctagAAGATCTGCCAAACAAACCCTTATTCTCTTTACtgtttcattttatttctttacCAGTTATGAATTTCTAAAAATTAatgagttttttctttttgtttcaaaaTCTCATGCTCCCCATTCCAAAttgcaaattgtaggtcgttttaaaataaattttttCACTAAAGACTTGCTCGAATTTCATTACCacaagcaacaaaattacaagttCCAGGTTCAGGTTACACAACCAGAGTGAAGCTACTGAAAAGTACGAAAGCGAGCTCCAGCTGAACGACACACAGGGCCCTTCTAGCTGAAGAACAGACTACACGAGACTAGAGTTTTAAACAGTAGACATCAACCTCTATTATGAGCTGCTAGACCGCAAACAGATCCCAAATTTTGCCTTCATCGCCTGCGACCAGACTACCGACGACGCATCTACCATTGCATCTACCATTCGAGGGTGCCTGGTCCTTCACTGTTTCCTCCGTCCTCTCTTCGTGTGGATGAAAATGTAGTGGTCCATCTTAGCTTCCTACTTTTGGAAACCTGCCCAATATATTATGAAAGAAGATGCTAAGCATATAATCTCAGTAGGAGATTTTATCTATTTTTTATCAAAACACACAAAATTTCTAGCTTTCCATAGCATCCAGCAAATAGCTGACAAACCAACCATATTAtgatgcatctagacatacactgtagtataatttaaaaaaatcaaaacgacctacaatttggaacggagggagcattTCCTTAAATTTTTATTAAGCGAGGTATGTGTTCAAACTCAAATGACCGTACACATCGTATACATGTGCGGTATTATACACGCGCCTACATAAAACACGTCATACCAATTAAATTATGCTCGGCCGGCCCTTTACGATGTTGGCTTTTGATTAAGTGCATGGAATTTTTGTCGAATTCAACCTACTATGGATGAGAGTCCTCGTAGAAGCTGCACCAGTCCTTGAGATGTTTGATATTGATCGTAAGTTTTAGTCTGATCTGTTCTCTCTGAAACGCAAGCTTCTGATCTCACACTGTTTCAAGAAACATGACTTGTTTGCTCTTATTAGATTTGGGGGCATTCATGCCAGATCAGTGATTCATCATTCAAGGCAAGGTTTTTGGGAGAGGACGATCTCTCATGGAAGATGCCCGAAATCACAATTGATAGAATTTGTTAAAGCTGTTGTGCATGACCCTTGCCATGACACCATTCTTCTGAAATGTGATGACCCTTGCCAGGACTGCGAGACGATGGGTATTTTCCCAGCTCGCTCATCTACAGAGTGTTTGTTTCCaaagaacaaggatgggcgagACATGGTGGTCAAGCTTCTCAGTCTCAGGAATGGTTTCTCATCCCGTGCCCGGATAATTTTTGGTAACTGGAGCGGTGTTAAGATCCTCAAAAACACACGACCACAGGTGTATCAAGACTTGGGCGAAGAGGTACTATCTATCTATATTTTCAAAAGCCAAAAAGGAAACCACATTTTGTATAGAAAATACATGGCCGCAACACTTCTGACTGAGAAGACAAGCACAGACTTGCC harbors:
- the LOC117843849 gene encoding DNA-directed RNA polymerase V subunit 7 isoform X2, which translates into the protein MLVEMVWYSAMVFLEVEMSWNVLISPSQLDRKGLLLRKAIIVRLLEDVTNKRASKEHGYYVAVNQLKAISEGKVRELTGDVLFPVTFTCITQKPLKGEILVGYVDRILKHGVFLKSGPVESIFMAEKSMSDYKYIGGENPMFMNDHSKLEKDTALRFKVMGFRWMEADRQFQLLATMAGDFLGPL
- the LOC117843849 gene encoding DNA-directed RNA polymerase V subunit 7 isoform X1 — translated: MVFLEVEMSWNVLISPSQLDRKGLLLRKAIIVRLLEDVTNKRASKEHGYYVAVNQLKAISEGKVRELTGDVLFPVTFTCITQKPLKGEILVGYVDRILKHGVFLKSGPVESIFMAEKSMSDYKYIGGENPMFMNDHSKLEKDTALRFKVMGFRWMEADRQFQLLATMAGDFLGPL
- the LOC117843845 gene encoding DEAD-box ATP-dependent RNA helicase 57, which translates into the protein METSKLSSALFAGTHFNRKRFAADFARFHQGPTPSPAAPSALSPEKKRKRKSGKAKAKNNKKKRAEAAAASSSDVVEGFNVFKGLVGKNDELRSEKVVIGKDEDSVSVRRRKEIEREIERAAVLRKRFDIHIAGQNVPAPLESFEELISRYGCDSYLVGNLSKLGFQEPTPIQRQAIPILLSGRECFACAPTGSGKTLAFLFPLLMKIKPGSKGGVKAVILCPTRELAAQTVRECKKMAKGRKYYIKLMTKDLSKSGNFKDMHCDILVSTPLRLDHAVKKRDLDLSSVEYLVLDESDKLFELGFVEVIDSVVEACSNPSIIRSLFSATLPDSIEALARTIMHDAIRVIVGRKNSASSLIKQKLIFAGTERGKLLALRQSFQESLNPPVLIFVQSKDRAKELYKELAFDDVRADVIHADLSEEQRQDAVDNLRAGKTWVLIATEVIARGMDFKGVNCVINYDFPESAAAYIHRIGRCGRAGRSGEAITFFTEEDKPFLRNIANVLVSSGCEVPSWIMALPKLKRMKHRVDRDPISTLPDED